The following are encoded in a window of Ruminiclostridium herbifermentans genomic DNA:
- the nspC gene encoding carboxynorspermidine decarboxylase, producing MNIDFSSLPTPCYIVDERLLIKNLEILKSVQDRTGCSILLAQKGFSMYSVYPLIGQYLKGVTSSSLFEARLGYEEMGKEVHIYAPAYIEEEFDEILRYCDHIVFNSFNEWDKYKEKVKNYKTKKIECGIRINPEYSEIETHLYDPCYNSSRLGVTLSNFKEDKLEGLDGLHFHTMCEQNSDTLERTIKVVDEKFGKYIKDMKWLNFGGGHHITRVDYDIESLIRSISYFQDKYGVKVYLEPGEAIALNTGYLVAKVLDIVENGMKIAILDASAACHMPDVLEMPYRPNIIDAGKPGEYDYSYRLGSHTCLAGDVIGDYSFKKPLSPGDKLVFCDMAHYTMVKNNTFNGINLPAILLYNEKDGAKIIKKFGYEDFKSRL from the coding sequence TTGAATATAGATTTTAGTAGTTTGCCTACACCATGTTATATTGTTGATGAAAGACTTTTGATAAAGAACCTTGAAATATTGAAATCTGTGCAGGACAGGACAGGATGCAGTATTCTTCTTGCTCAGAAAGGCTTTTCCATGTACAGTGTTTATCCATTAATAGGACAGTATCTTAAAGGGGTAACCTCAAGTTCTTTATTTGAGGCTAGACTGGGATATGAGGAAATGGGTAAAGAGGTTCATATATATGCACCTGCATATATAGAAGAGGAATTTGATGAAATCCTCAGATATTGCGACCATATAGTATTCAATTCTTTTAATGAATGGGATAAGTATAAAGAAAAAGTTAAGAATTATAAGACTAAAAAAATAGAATGTGGTATACGTATAAATCCTGAGTATTCTGAAATTGAGACTCACTTATATGATCCCTGCTATAATTCATCAAGACTTGGGGTAACTCTTTCAAATTTTAAAGAGGACAAACTAGAGGGCCTTGATGGACTTCATTTTCACACAATGTGTGAACAAAATTCAGATACTCTCGAAAGAACAATAAAAGTTGTTGATGAGAAGTTTGGCAAGTATATTAAGGATATGAAATGGCTGAATTTTGGAGGAGGACATCATATTACAAGAGTTGACTATGACATTGAATCTTTAATACGCTCAATTTCATATTTCCAAGATAAATATGGTGTAAAAGTTTATTTGGAGCCAGGTGAAGCCATTGCTTTAAATACTGGCTATCTAGTAGCAAAGGTTTTAGACATAGTTGAGAATGGTATGAAAATTGCTATCCTAGACGCGTCTGCGGCTTGTCATATGCCCGATGTATTGGAAATGCCATACAGACCTAATATAATAGATGCTGGGAAGCCAGGTGAATATGATTATTCTTACAGACTTGGAAGCCATACCTGTCTTGCAGGAGATGTTATTGGAGATTATTCATTTAAGAAGCCACTAAGTCCAGGTGATAAGCTTGTTTTTTGCGATATGGCTCATTATACAATGGTAAAGAATAATACTTTTAATGGAATAAATTTACCTGCAATTCTACTGTATAATGAAAAAGATGGAGCAAAAATTATTAAGAAATTTGGATATGAAGATTTTAAATCCAGATT